One window of Chitinivorax sp. B genomic DNA carries:
- a CDS encoding DNA polymerase III subunit chi, with translation MTRIDFYTHVEDRAGVVCQLAAKAVSQGKRVMIFTAGPAETDLIDQRLWTFNQLSFIPHCRANHELAAETPVIVDHVAETLPHHEILINLHPDWPRFFSRFERLIEIVSQQPDITDAARQRFRYYRDCGYDIQSHNLSHLGS, from the coding sequence ATGACGAGAATTGATTTTTATACCCATGTGGAGGACCGGGCTGGTGTAGTCTGCCAGCTCGCCGCCAAAGCGGTTTCGCAGGGCAAGCGAGTCATGATTTTTACCGCAGGCCCTGCGGAAACCGATCTGATTGATCAGCGGCTGTGGACATTCAACCAGCTGAGCTTTATCCCGCATTGTCGTGCCAACCACGAACTAGCCGCAGAGACGCCCGTCATTGTCGATCATGTGGCAGAAACACTACCACATCATGAGATCCTGATTAATCTCCATCCGGATTGGCCCCGCTTTTTCAGCCGCTTTGAACGACTGATCGAAATAGTCAGCCAGCAACCCGATATTACCGATGCCGCACGACAACGATTTCGCTATTATCGTGACTGCGGTTACGATATTCAGTCACACAACTTGAGCCATCTCGGAAGTTAA